From Watersipora subatra chromosome 2, tzWatSuba1.1, whole genome shotgun sequence, one genomic window encodes:
- the LOC137388376 gene encoding uncharacterized protein, producing the protein MDDVPALCSLNDWSEIRKVVDKLPDCLVNQWKRKVTSYKRKHKIYPKLKDLTEFLQDEVEVNGTEVTTEGRGATAMVKPAINNKPKKSATLTVKSTEKKTLTEKKTSSRPSHKFCYNCEMTNHMSVDCGHLRRKPHAEVVKLIKEKRLCFGCLRPGHSYKMCQNRAQCTKCSRRHPDCLHTEEKPEEKKKENIETVQTCGKVQSATDGFTSAMIVPVWVSHKNKPHQELLTYAMFDTQSSSTFMLDNLFDKLKCPATRTNLTITTLTSIKETAESLKISNLQVRGYRQSKKLNLPPTYTRQFIPFDKDHVPTRSKTTSWPHLQHVENELEELFDCDAGLLIGYDCMSALAPIETIRAEGNVPYAVKTELGWSIVGTVDQRESADRLGISHRVIMKESEAENQLAFECKTTIKEKSFSNEITKIMQTDFTDIKNHSKAISMEDRSFLQQLSKNIHQDSEDFVTMPLPFRERPTDLRDNQKMAEKRLHLLGKKLQSEPMFRQQYTEFMTNLLDQGHAEEVTTPGKKGECWFLPHFAVFHSKKLDKIRVVFDGSAKFRQQSINDHLLQGPDLLNGLLGVLLRFRAKKIAIVCDIEKMFHQFRVAEHDRDYFRFLWWDDKMETVKVYRMVVHLFGTTSSPGCATFGLRYLAQKHQSTHSKAADFIQQSLYVDDGLISVSSEQEAKALIESAKDLCKKGNIRLHKFVTNSSEVLKTVPPSERSQNLQEATITTTTPTQPERALGVLWCVETDTFRFTMPV; encoded by the coding sequence ATGGATGACGTTCCAGCTTTGTGCTCACTAAATGATTGGAGTGAGATACGAAAGGTAGTCGATAAGCTACCAGACTGTCTTGTCAATCAATGGAAGAGAAAAGTCACGTCGTACAAACGCAAACACAAAATATATCCAAAGCTGAAAGACCTGACAGAATTTCTACAAGATGAAGTAGAAGTTAATGGAACAGAGGTGACAACAGAAGGTCGTGGTGCTACTGCAATGGTGAAGCCAGCTATAAACAACAAACCTAAAAAGTCAGCTACACTAACTGTCAAATCAACAGAGAAGAAGACACTTACCGAGAAGAAAACTTCAAGTCGGCCTTCCCATAAATTTTGCTACAACTGTGAAATGACCAATCATATGAGTGTTGACTGTGGCCATCTACGCAGGAAGCCTCACGCAGAGGTGGTAAAACTGATCAAAGAGAAGCGGCTATGCTTTGGTTGCCTGCGGCCTGGTCATTCGTACAAAATGTGTCAGAATAGAGCGCAGTGTACCAAATGCTCCAGACGCCACCCTGACTGCCTACATACCGAAGAGAAACCTGAAGAAAAGAAGAAAGAAAATATTGAAACTGTTCAAACCTGCGGCAAAGTACAGAGCGCAACAGACGGATTTACATCAGCAATGATTGTACCTGTTTGGGTGTCACACAAGAATAAACCTCATCAGGAACTACTTACCTATGCCATGTTCGATACCCAGAGCAGCTCTACCTTCATGTTAGACAACCTGTTTGACAAGCTCAAATGCCCAGCAACTAGAACAAACCTGACAATCACTACCCTCACTTCCATAAAAGAAACAGCAGAAAGTCTGAAGATTAGTAACCTTCAAGTAAGAGGATACAGGCAGTCTAAGAAACTGAACCTTCCACCGACATACACAAGACAGTTTATTCCATTTGACAAGGATCATGTTCCTACAAGAAGCAAAACTACTTCCTGGCCTCATCTTCAACACGTGGAGAATGAGCTAGAAGAACTCTTTGACTGTGATGCTGGTCTGCTGATAGGATATGATTGCATGAGTGCCTTAGCCCCAATAGAGACCATCAGAGCAGAGGGTAATGTTCCTTACGCTGTCAAGACTGAATTGGGATGGAGCATCGTGGGCACAGTAGATCAGAGAGAAAGTGCAGATAGATTAGGAATCAGTCACAGAGTAATCATGAAAGAGTCAGAGGCTGAAAATCAGCTAGCTTTTGAATGCAAAACAACGATAAAGGAAAAGAGTTTTTCAAACGAGATTACAAAGATCATGCAGACAGATTTCACAGACATTAAAAACCATAGCAAAGCAATCTCTATGGAAGATAGATCATTTCTGCAACAACTGAGCAAGAACATCCACCAGGATTCTGAGGACTTTGTCACCATGCCACTGCCGTTTCGTGAGAGACCTACCGATCTACGAGACAACCAAAAGATGGCCGAGAAACGACTCCATTTACTAGGAAAAAAACTCCAAAGCGAACCTATGTTCAGACAGCAGTACACAGAGTTTATGACCAACTTACTGGATCAGGGTCATGCAGAAGAGGTCACTACACCTGGAAAGAAAGGAGAGTGTTGGTTTTTACCACACTTCGCAGTTTTTCACTCAAAGAAACTTGACAAGATCAGAGTAGTATTTGATGGCAGTGCGAAGTTCAGACAACAGTCTATCAACGACCACTTACTGCAAGGTCCCGATCTCCTGAACGGATTATTAGGAGTGCTTCTGAGATTCAGAGCAAAGAAAATTGCCATTGTGTGTGACATCGAGAAAATGTTTCATCAGTTTCGGGTGGCAGAGCATGACAGAGACTACTTCAGATTCCTGTGGTGGGATGACAAAATGGAGACAGTCAAGGTATACAGAATGGTTGTGCACCTTTTCGGCACTACATCTTCACCTGGTTGCGCCACATTCGGATTGAGATATCTGGCACAGAAACACCAGAGCACACATTCGAAAGCTGCAGACTTCATTCAACAATCTTTATATGTAGATGACGGATTGATATCAGTCAGTAGTGAGCAAGAAGCAAAGGCGCTTATAGAGTCAGCTAAAGATCTCTGCAAGAAAGGCAACATCAGACTACACAAATTTGTAACAAACTCATCAGAGGTGCTGAAAACTGTTCCCCCTTCAGAAAGATCACAGAACCTGCAGGAAGCCACTATAACCACGACTACTCCAACACAACCAGAGAGAGCATTAGGAGTACTCTGGTGTGTAGAAACGGACACCTTTCGTTTTACCATGCCGGTCTAA
- the LOC137388375 gene encoding uncharacterized protein: MQTRREILSLIASIYDPLGFLAPLITTGKQILQELCRRKADWESKLPSDLTPMWHKWTRGLQDLSELRIVRSNMIEEDAAKSEIHCFSDASTTGYGACAYLRQITKEEVKCSYLLGKARVAPLKMITIPRMELQAAVVATQLVSVLERELKDFLPANTATHYWCDSMIVLNYISNDAKKFKVYVANRIQQIRDVSTPTQWHHIASGNNPADHASRGSEVKDIIRHWINPQNFLQQSDIKIPTTKLEKTTDKLPEARCLSTSVKEIPGLLGMMERYSKWETLINTFAVFIRVAIHKKKQKLTPLQLRKKAIRLIIKTAQSRLENRHLKQLDPYTDDDGIVRIGGRLKYSTTLTIDLKHPAILPKTCHITNLIVQYYHRLTGHSGRGLTTATIRQNGYWITGLSTAVSTVIHNCVICKKLRGNTETQKMADLPAVRLDPATPFHYSGMDCFGPFHAKDGRREVKRYGLMFTCLTSRAVHIEMLDDLTTDAFLNSLRCLIAMRGNVKSLYSDQGTNFRGAQTELKKKPG, encoded by the coding sequence ATGCAAACTAGACGAGAAATACTATCCCTGATAGCTTCAATATATGATCCGCTAGGGTTCCTAGCACCTTTAATAACTACGGGAAAGCAAATACTACAGGAGCTGTGTAGACGCAAAGCAGATTGGGAAAGTAAACTACCATCTGACCTGACACCAATGTGGCACAAGTGGACAAGAGGACTACAAGATCTTTCAGAACTACGTATAGTAAGATCTAACATGATAGAGGAAGATGCTGCGAAGAGTGAAATACACTGCTTTTCGGATGCAAGCACCACTGGCTATGGTGCATGTGCCTACCTCAGACAAATAACCAAAGAAGAAGTGAAGTGTAGTTACCTGCTTGGAAAAGCAAGAGTAGCACCCCTCAAGATGATCACGATTCCGCGCATGGAACTTCAAGCTGCTGTTGTTGCCACGCAACTAGTGAGCGTACTTGAGAGGGAGCTGAAAGACTTCTTGCCGGCCAACACTGCTACACACTACTGGTGTGATTCTATGATTGTACTGAACTACATTTCAAATGATGCTAAGAAATTCAAAGTCTACGTAGCAAATCGTATCCAGCAAATTCGAGATGTGTCAACACCTACACAATGGCACCACATAGCATCTGGAAACAACCCTGCTGACCACGCATCTAGGGGTTCTGAAGTGAAAGACATAATTCGACATTGGATTAATCCACAAAATTTCCTTCAGCAGTCAGACATCAAAATACCCACAACGAAACTGGAAAAAACAACGGATAAGCTCCCTGAAGCACGTTGCCTCTCTACTTCTGTAAAAGAAATACCTGGACTTTTAGGGATGATGGAGCGGTACTCTAAATGGGAAACGCTAATCAACACCTTTGCGGTGTTCATCAGAGTTGCCATacataagaaaaaacaaaaactaacacCCCTACAACTGAGAAAAAAAGCTATCAGGCTAATCATCAAAACAGCCCAAAGTCGACTAGAGAACAGACATCTCAAACAGTTAGACCCGTACACAGATGACGATGGTATCGTACGCATAGGAGGGAGGCTAAAATACTCAACCACTCTCACCATCGACTTGAAGCACCCAGCAATTCTGCCAAAGACATGCCACATCACAAATTTGATCGTACAGTACTATCATCGACTGACTGGTCACTCTGGAAGAGGACTGACAACTGCTACAATACGACAGAACGGATATTGGATCACAGGACTATCTACCGCAGTGTCTACGGTAATACATAATTGCGTAATATGCAAAAAACTAAGAGGAAATACGGAGACTCAAAAAATGGCGGACCTACCAGCCGTACGATTGGACCCAGCCACACCATTCCACTACTCCGGAATGGATTGTTTTGGGCCGTTTCACGCCAAAGATGGTCGCCGTGAAGTTAAACGCTACGGCCTGATGTTCACATGCCTAACATCTCGAGCAGTCCACATAGAAATGCTAGACGATTTGACCACGGATGCATTTCTGAACTCACTCAGATGCCTAATAGCCATGCGAGGCAATGTGAAGTCACTCTATTCAGACCAAGGCACTAATTTCAGAGGTGCACAgacagaactgaaaaaaaaacctggctga
- the LOC137388374 gene encoding uncharacterized protein encodes MGGVWERQIRTARQALEGLIQERHAQLTSSSLRTLFYEATNIINSRPLTVEDLNDPNSHPLTPNHLLHFKSDVCLQPPGDFKDADAYSRKQWRRIQHLANVFWKKWRLGYLQTLQHRQKWTDEKESLKVGDIVFVMDANPLRNHWKLAKVTEMIESHDGRARRAKLTLGNTQLD; translated from the coding sequence ATGGGAGGCGTTTGGGAAAGACAGATTAGAACAGCGAGACAGGCTCTGGAAGGACTAATCCAAGAAAGACACGCACAGCTTACTAGTTCTTCTCTCCGAACACTCTTTTACGAGGCTACCAACATTATAAACAGCAGACCGCTTACAGTGGAAGATCTAAATGACCCCAACAGCCATCCTCTCACACCAAACCACCTGCTGCACTTCAAATCAGATGTTTGCCTACAACCACCAGGAGACTTCAAAGACGCAGATGCCTACTCCAGAAAACAGTGGCGAAGAATACAACATTTGGCCAACGTCTTCTGGAAGAAATGGAGACTGGGATATCTGCAAACCTTGCAGCATAGGCAGAAGTGGACCGATGAGAAAGAGTCGCTAAAAGTCGGCGACATAGTTTTTGTGATGGATGCTAACCCACTACGAAACCATTGGAAGCTGGCTAAAGTAACAGAGATGATCGAAAGTCATGACGGAAGAGCTAGAAGAGCGAAGTTAACACTAGGCAACACTCAATTAGACTGA